The Corynebacterium halotolerans YIM 70093 = DSM 44683 region CGGGCGAGGATGCCGCCCTGGGAGTGGCCGACGAGGATGACCTGCTCCGCGCCCGTGACCTGCAGGACGGCGTCGATGTACGCGCCGATCTGCTCCGCGGACTCCTCCACGAGGGCGGTGGCGCGGTTGCCGAAATCGGGGGCGAAGACCGCCCAGCCGTCCTCACGTAGTTCGGTGCCGAGCTCCTGCCAGTCGCCCTTCGTGGAGCCGGTGCCGTGGATGAGCACCACCGGCCAGGGGTGCGTCGGTGTCGGCCGTGCCCGCCAGTCGTCGTTGAACATTCCGCGGGGCCGCACACGCGCCAGCAGCGGCAGGGCCTCGGACTCGTCCTCGTCGATGTTGCGGGTGTGCTGCGGGTCATCGTCGTAATTGTCGACGATCTCCCGGGCCACCTCCTCGGGCACCCGGTCGGCGCGCGCGAATCCGGCGCTGGCCTCGGGTGCGACGTCGGCGGAGCCGTCCCCGGAGGGATCCGGGCGCCAGAAATGGCGCAGGCGTTCGGTCAGCTCGGTGCGGAGATCGGCGAAACGGTCCTGGGCCACGGTCGGGTTCCTTACGTGTACGACGGTTGACCCCCAG contains the following coding sequences:
- a CDS encoding esterase/lipase family protein, whose product is MAQDRFADLRTELTERLRHFWRPDPSGDGSADVAPEASAGFARADRVPEEVAREIVDNYDDDPQHTRNIDEDESEALPLLARVRPRGMFNDDWRARPTPTHPWPVVLIHGTGSTKGDWQELGTELREDGWAVFAPDFGNRATALVEESAEQIGAYIDAVLQVTGAEQVILVGHSQGGILARYWMRLLGGAPKVRHLVCLAVPNHGTTMGGVVNPVIRTQLAENIANSIVHAWFGPSGFQQIHGHPIIEAINEDGDLDEGVSYTCIATRADTVIQPPETCFLEVPEGEDPDRVQNLWIQDIEPRAVVLHRDLPWDWRVRRMVRMALDHLR